The genomic window TCCCTCGCTCCCTCGACCgacccagcccagcccagcgctcGCATGGCGATGCTGCTCCGCAAGGTGTGGGGCTCCGTGCTGGCGCGCGCCGCGGCGCCGGGTGCCGACCCGCCGCCGGGGTCCCCGCGGGCCCGCCGCGAGCATGCGCAGCGCGCGGAGCAGTTCCAGTACCAGTACCACGGCTCGCTGTCGCTGGGCGCGCTCGACGCCGTCCCCACCGACGTGCTCGCCCAGATCCTGCGCCTGCTGGGCCCGCTCGACGCCGCGCGCTCCAGCGCCGTCTGCCGCGCCTGGCGCGTCCTCGCCTCCGACAACGGCCTCTGGGCCTTCTTCCTCCGCCTCGGCCCCGAGCCCTGGGACCTCGTTGTCTTCGCCGAGACGCACCTCGCCGCCGGCCCCTCCTCGCACCCGTGGTGCGTGCGTGCCGTTCGCGCCACTCGCTCTACCTTCTCGTCGCAGTGCTTAATTCTGCCCCGGTTGCGCGCGGTGTTGTGCCTGATATCGCTTGACATTTTGTAGGCTGTACTACGACAGCTCGCCGCAGCTCTCGTTTAAGCAGATTTACGGTCTCCGAGCGGTGGTCCCGGGTATTCTCATAGTGGATGGTAAGAGATAAGCATACTCCTGACATGTCCAATTTTACTTTCGATTAGATGCCCAGCGCTTGCTCAATCAAAACAAATATTCGGGAAACTATTGAATGAAGTAAACCTTTGATGTTTGGATTGTTGCCTAATTGACTAAGTATTTCTGCATAACAAAATGGATGGTAGTTCTGTCTGTACACCTTCAGTTACTAGGAAAGCTTACTGTACTAGAATACTCTACATTTTATATCTGTAAAAGATTGCCATAGTACTACGATCAAATTTAACTCTTTACATGTGCTATGGAATGctacttttcttctttttattcttTGTCTGCTGCTGTAACCTCAGTTCTTGGTGTGTCCTCTCTGTTTCTTTTATAGAAGGTGGATCTGGGTATTGCAAGTATGGCTGGAGCAAGTACGCTGCTCCTTCTGGGCGTTGTGCTACATTCTTGGTAAGCTGTGGTGATCGGTGGCAAGGGTCACATCTTAAAGGCACATGATGCCCATGAATATTGTGATGACCAATGCTAACTTACTATTTCAAGATTGGTGTTAACTGAATCATCAGAGCACAAAGAGATGTTGCTAATTTCTGTGCCTGTTGTGATTATCATGCAGGAATTTGGTAACATTGAAGCACCTATGTATGCAAGGCTTCGTCACTTCTTCTCTACAATCTATACGAGGTTTGAAATTACATATCGCTTCTGCAGTACCACGGTTTTCCTTGGTTAGTACAGCAAATTTGTCCAGTATGTCCTTTTTGTGTGTTAAAAGGGAATTTTATCAACGGTACTAGTGGGCATTGCCGCATTGGGTGAATTCATATCGAGCACCTTTTGCTATGTCTATGAAAACTTAGGCTGATTAAGCTGTGTACTGTCTAAACGATTCACCATCTCTAGCTTTTCACGTCAGCATGAATGTCCGTTGCTATTCTACGATGTGTGCTCATTTATATTTCAGCTTGCATGCTTGCTGTTGATTTCACATGCTAGGAGATAGTTCTTTCATAATGCTTTATATTTTCAATTATCTACGATAGAAAAGTTCTATGGGTGACACTCTGGTGTTCCAGCATCCTTTGCCCTATTGGGATATACAGATATGTATTCAACACAAAATTCTAGTATATTCGAAGATTGCTGTTTATTGTAGTCTCTTACCCAAAAAAAGCTGACAAatgaaagatgaaaagtttactTTTATTTTTTTCGCCTCTGTTTTGGTTTGAAGTCGACTGGAGCTTGAGCCTTGAGGTTTATTAAGGACTTATTTTTACCTGATGGACCATCTGTTGTGATGTTTAGTGTAAATTGTTTGCTCTTTTTCATTGTATTATACATCCTATTCTTGACTTTTACAGGATGCAAATAAAGCCTTCGACTCAGCCAGTTATTGTTGTCCTTCCACTGTGTCACTCTGATGGTTTGAGTTATTGCATTCTTACTTGACCCAACTCCCTAGTTTACCGTCCTGCATTTTGACCATGTTACTTGATTGAACTTTCTATTTGTCACAGATACCGAGTCTGCTAGGGCCTCAAGAAAGCAATACAAGGAGACGTTGTACTCTGTCTTGTTTGACATGAATGTTCCTACTGTTTGTGCTGTCGATCAAGTATGCATTATTGCATTATTTGATTACTAGTTAAACCAACAGGATTCCCCTACCTCATGTTTTCTATTTAATCAGTCATTGTTCCTTTCCTGAAACACTTTTGTCCTAATGATTTCGCTTCCGTGAATTCGTGTAATTGCATCACATCAGAACCATGAGTTTTAGTCAAAGCTTGAGCTATCCAACTGAGAGCTTCGTGTTTAAATAGTGTATTCAGTATCACATCTTAATGTAGACATGCCATCTTTCTTCATGGCCCAAGTGTCAAATATTGTTTGATGTTCAATTCTTCACACTTTGTATGTCCTTCATTAACACGACATATTTACAAACTATCTTTGAGTACACTTTCatgagcaatgagctcactgGCATTTGGTTTCCAGGCAGTTCTATCTTTGTTGCTTCTAAACGGACCTCTGGTATTGTTGTGCACATTGGATTCAATACAACTTCTGTTGTTCCCAGTGCCATATCTATATTATTAAGGTTTTTCAAGTATTTACTGTGTGTTCTTGTGAGTTTGTGGAACATTAGTCGTGCTGTTTGGTGTCTGCATCTTTCAGCTGCACATATCAATGTCATTTACATTTCACCATTCTGATAATATATTAATATGTTTTCAACAGTCTTTCAAGGTAGGGTGATGTATGAGATAGGTGTTGAAACTGTGGGGCAAGGTGCCCTTAAACTCACTGGATTTCTCAAGGAGTTAATGCAGCGGAGAAATATATCCTGTGAGTCACTGTACACTGTTCGAGCCATAAAGGAGGTAAAATTTGTTTATGCTGCAATGCTAAAGTTGTTTGGAGTACAGACATTTCTTTTAAGAATCTCACTAATATCTACAGACAAGCTAATTGTATTTAGAATGAAGCTTATCTCTGGCTTCTGACTctgcctctctttctctctcatgtAAAGAAACTTTGCTACGTAGCCGCTGATTATGAAGCTGAATTACGTAAAGATACACAAGCGTCCTGCGAGGTTGATGGTGAAGGGTGGTTCACTCTGTCAGAAGAGAGATTCAAGACTCCAGAAATTCTATTTCAGCCCCATATGGGAGGAATGTACGGAATATTCAGATATTGCTTGATTTGTGCTTTCATAACAGTTTAGTTATGGTTGCTCAATATTGATCTTGCACTTGCAGGCGTGCTATGGGCTTGCATAAAGCAGTAGCTCTATGTATGGATCACTGCTATACTTCAGGAACGGTTGGTGATGACAGCTGGTACAAGACGGCCATTTTAGCTGGTGGATCGTCATGCTTGCCTGGTTTACCAGGTATTTTTCCTATGCATATTAGGGCTGATATACTCTTTAGATATTACTTGGTATCAAAAAGAAAGTGGGATAATAATGGCTAATGCTAATTATTCTAGATCTTATTTATTTCGGTGACTCTGACGAATATCATGTAATACAACAGAGAGGCTGGAGAAAGAGCTTCACCAACTTCTTCCACCTTATATCTCAGAGGGAATAAGAGTACTCCCCCCTTCATTTGGTACTGATTCTGCCTGGTTTGCTGCAAAGATGATTA from Miscanthus floridulus cultivar M001 chromosome 11, ASM1932011v1, whole genome shotgun sequence includes these protein-coding regions:
- the LOC136492710 gene encoding actin-related protein 8-like — protein: MAMLLRKVWGSVLARAAAPGADPPPGSPRARREHAQRAEQFQYQYHGSLSLGALDAVPTDVLAQILRLLGPLDAARSSAVCRAWRVLASDNGLWAFFLRLGPEPWDLVVFAETHLAAGPSSHPWLYYDSSPQLSFKQIYGLRAVVPGILIVDGGSGYCKYGWSKYAAPSGRCATFLEFGNIEAPMYARLRHFFSTIYTRMQIKPSTQPVIVVLPLCHSDDTESARASRKQYKETLYSVLFDMNVPTVCAVDQVCIIALFDYYSIFVASKRTSGIVVHIGFNTTSVVPIFQGRVMYEIGVETVGQGALKLTGFLKELMQRRNISCESLYTVRAIKEKLCYVAADYEAELRKDTQASCEVDGEGWFTLSEERFKTPEILFQPHMGGMRAMGLHKAVALCMDHCYTSGTVGDDSWYKTAILAGGSSCLPGLPERLEKELHQLLPPYISEGIRVLPPSFGTDSAWFAAKMISNVSTFTEAWCVKKKQFCQKTRRNGPLFMNSW